From the Desulfosarcina sp. BuS5 genome, one window contains:
- a CDS encoding CvpA family protein produces the protein MNLLDMFIVAILCFCMIRGIFRGLVSELFAIIGVFAGFYTAYTYYLKIAKPLLSWISNQAYLNILSFLIIFCVVFFAINFLGLLIRYILNIVFLGWVDRICGSVFGLIKGILIVSVFLVVLTSFLDKGAPVIKDSMLSKHVMLISENMARVVSEDMKKKFSEKIQALKKEWKIN, from the coding sequence ATGAATCTGCTCGATATGTTCATAGTTGCGATTTTATGTTTCTGCATGATTCGCGGAATTTTTCGCGGGCTTGTAAGCGAGCTTTTTGCAATAATCGGTGTATTTGCAGGTTTTTACACTGCTTATACATATTATTTAAAAATAGCGAAGCCTTTGTTAAGCTGGATATCTAATCAGGCCTATCTTAATATATTAAGTTTTTTGATTATATTTTGTGTTGTTTTTTTTGCTATTAATTTTTTGGGGTTGCTGATCAGGTATATACTTAATATTGTTTTTCTGGGATGGGTGGACCGCATATGCGGGTCGGTATTCGGATTAATAAAGGGGATTCTTATTGTTTCCGTTTTTTTGGTAGTTCTTACCTCATTTCTTGACAAGGGCGCTCCGGTTATCAAGGATTCCATGTTATCAAAACATGTCATGTTGATTTCAGAAAATATGGCAAGAGTCGTTAGTGAAGATATGAAAAAAAAGTTTAGCGAAAAAATTCAAGCTCTAAAAAAAGAATGGAAAATAAATTAA
- a CDS encoding PxxKW family cysteine-rich protein, whose amino-acid sequence MICTTIKKDHDCTLMTANGCSYNGGFCHEIVDECKDCNRSAEFQKAWYCTACPEPALKWKNGNCNLATHVSSIVKSEQGNLNPLKASKRLGR is encoded by the coding sequence ATGATTTGCACAACAATTAAAAAAGATCACGATTGTACTCTAATGACAGCGAACGGTTGTTCGTATAATGGCGGATTTTGCCATGAGATAGTAGACGAGTGTAAAGACTGCAACCGCAGCGCCGAGTTCCAGAAAGCCTGGTATTGCACTGCCTGTCCCGAGCCTGCATTGAAATGGAAAAACGGCAACTGTAATCTGGCTACGCATGTTTCCTCAATTGTAAAGTCGGAACAGGGGAATCTCAATCCTTTGAAGGCTTCCAAGAGACTCGGCAGATAG
- a CDS encoding sigma-54-dependent Fis family transcriptional regulator, translated as MLNVKDLEQMTSKVSSDNELNHLLERIIETTTTIMQARASSLLLIDQESDRLFFKVATGDKKDHLKGFEIKVGQGIAGYVVETGEALLIPDVHNDPRWYKKISESIEFRTKSIACVPMKINNKTIGVIEIIDKINGEPFKQDDIKKLTEFSSLAAIAIGNARENRGLKEELALKYRIIGESRALKKVICDASKVARSSVSTLILGESGTGKELLARLIHKESSRKDKPMIILNCAALPEALLEDELFGHEKGAYTGALSKKVGKFELADQGTIFLDEIGEMHPGMQAKLLRVLQEGIFYRVGGNDPVSVDIRVLAATNRNIEEDVKKGKFREDLYYRLNVVQIQIPALRERREDIRPIVEYYFDNFKKERGLPNLTISDKAMEKIFQYDWPGNVRELRNALERAVVMGNGREIEESDLTISGAKPKYPGLQIGLTMEEALNNFKKEFITINLEHTGGVRSKAAVIMGIQRTYLSRLISKYDLRGI; from the coding sequence ATGCTAAATGTAAAAGACCTTGAACAAATGACGTCAAAAGTTTCATCAGATAATGAACTTAACCATCTCCTGGAACGTATTATTGAAACAACCACCACAATCATGCAGGCCAGGGCAAGTTCACTGCTGTTAATAGATCAGGAATCAGATCGACTCTTTTTCAAGGTTGCCACTGGTGACAAAAAAGATCATCTAAAAGGATTCGAAATTAAAGTGGGACAGGGGATAGCCGGATATGTTGTGGAAACAGGCGAAGCATTACTGATCCCGGATGTGCATAATGATCCCCGTTGGTATAAAAAAATTAGTGAATCTATCGAGTTTCGGACAAAATCTATTGCCTGTGTACCTATGAAAATTAATAACAAAACCATAGGGGTCATTGAGATAATAGATAAAATTAATGGAGAACCTTTTAAACAGGACGATATAAAAAAATTAACTGAATTTTCCTCACTTGCGGCAATTGCAATCGGCAATGCCAGGGAAAACAGGGGTTTAAAAGAAGAACTCGCCCTGAAATACCGTATTATCGGAGAAAGCAGGGCATTAAAAAAGGTCATTTGCGATGCCTCCAAGGTAGCCCGATCGAGCGTAAGCACCCTGATCCTGGGAGAAAGCGGCACCGGCAAGGAACTTCTGGCTCGATTAATACACAAAGAAAGTTCCAGAAAAGACAAACCCATGATTATACTTAATTGTGCTGCTCTGCCTGAAGCCCTGCTTGAAGATGAACTTTTCGGACATGAGAAGGGAGCCTATACCGGGGCATTAAGCAAAAAAGTTGGAAAATTCGAGCTTGCAGACCAGGGGACGATCTTTCTTGATGAGATAGGGGAGATGCACCCCGGAATGCAGGCAAAACTACTAAGGGTCCTTCAGGAAGGCATATTTTACCGTGTGGGAGGCAATGATCCGGTTTCGGTGGATATTAGGGTTCTGGCAGCAACAAACAGGAATATAGAAGAAGATGTAAAAAAGGGTAAATTTCGTGAGGATCTTTACTATAGGCTGAATGTCGTACAGATTCAAATCCCCGCGTTAAGAGAAAGAAGAGAGGATATCCGGCCTATAGTCGAGTATTATTTCGACAACTTCAAAAAAGAACGCGGACTGCCGAATTTGACCATATCCGACAAAGCCATGGAGAAAATATTTCAGTATGACTGGCCGGGTAATGTAAGAGAGTTGCGCAATGCCTTGGAAAGGGCTGTTGTCATGGGGAATGGCCGGGAGATAGAGGAAAGTGACCTGACGATATCGGGAGCAAAACCAAAATATCCCGGTTTGCAGATAGGGCTGACCATGGAAGAGGCTTTAAATAATTTCAAGAAAGAATTTATAACCATAAATTTAGAACATACCGGCGGTGTGAGGAGCAAGGCCGCTGTAATCATGGGCATTCAAAGAACATACCTCTCCCGCCTTATTTCCAAATATGATCTGCGCGGAATCTGA